In one Nicotiana sylvestris chromosome 8, ASM39365v2, whole genome shotgun sequence genomic region, the following are encoded:
- the LOC104248155 gene encoding F-box/kelch-repeat protein At3g23880-like, with protein MEEISTVLAKQLPQEIIFEILLRLPIKSFLKFRSVSKSWLSLISSPLFNKTHVSFTLNNPKMTDFRLAVIASVSKLGRICNIYNMGFEKDSFFTVVKHSNPAKSLSLSAKILGSCNGLICLTSDRFTLMLFNPCTGNFNVFPDSMLKDNSGGCYVRYGFGYDSCNEDYKVVKIFSFPRAEGRYENMVKVYSLKAKSWSTVEGFNSGNINGKLGVFVNGALHWEACYNYCSSDSWEIVTLDLAAGQYGKIALPRYEDEGIYWTLGVSRGYLVACCNYEPKKADMWVMKEYGVEKSWTKLVSMSLPVDRRDYISPLFVTENCSLAQS; from the coding sequence ATGGAGGAAATATCAACAGTTTTGGCCAAACAATTACCACAAGAAATCATCTTTGAAATTCTCTTGAGGTTACCTATCAAATCTTTCTTGAAATTCAGGTCTGTTTCAAAATCATGGCTTTCTTTAATCTCATCTCCTTTATTCAACAAAACCCATGTCAGTTTTACCTTAAACAACCCCAAAatgactgattttagacttgctGTAATAGCCTCAGTTTCTAAATTGGGCAGAATCTGCAATATTTACAACATGGGGTTTGAAAAAGATTCATTTTTTACTGTGGTTAAACATAGTAATCCTGCTAAATCTTTATCTCTCTCTGCTAAGATTTTGGGTTCTTGCAATGGGTTAATTTGTTTAACTAGTGATAGATTTACACTAATGTTATTCAACCCATGTACTGGAAATTTTAATGTATTTCCTGATTCAATGCTGAAAGATAATAGTGGTGGTTGTTATGTTAGATATGGATTTGGTTATGATTCATGTAATGAAGATTATAAGGTTGTGAAAATCTTCAGTTTTCCTCGGGCTGAGGGTAGATATGAGAACATGGTTAAGGTTTATAGCTTAAAGGCTAAATCTTGGTCAACTGTTGAGGGTTTTAATAGTGGTAATATTAATGGAAAGTTGGGTGTGTTTGTAAATGGGGCTCTTCATTGGGAAGCATGTTATAATTATTGTTCGAGTGATTCTTGGGAGATTGTTACTTTGGATTTGGCTGCAGGGCAATATGGTAAAATAGCTCTGCCGAGATACGAAGATGAAGGTATTTATTGGACATTAGGTGTTTCAAGAGGGTATTTAGTTGCTTGTTGCAACTATGAACCAAAAAAGGCAGATATGTGGGTAATGAAGGAGTATGGTGTCGAGAAATCTTGGACTAAATTGGTTTCCATGTCATTGCCGGTTGATCGTAGGGATTATATCTCACCATTGTTTGTGACAGAGAATTGCAGCTTGGCGCAGAGCTAA